Proteins encoded by one window of Xanthomonas sp. DAR 80977:
- a CDS encoding two-component regulator propeller domain-containing protein, producing MIRTLSILLRGVRPAACRCVLLAVLLAPGAAVAATPASASDDADLPSSLEHFGLDDGLSQLTVNALQSDDQGFLWLATQEGLNRFDGHLFRVYRHELNASDRQSLLSSSIDSLAFEARGTRLWLGTNDAGLEVIELATWRRHRLSMAQGLSHNRVMTILVDPQGGAWLGTEHGIDRIDAAVSRVLPLGGDAPVVGLTWMPDGKRAVALDRRCRLWLLSATARQALPAPPGIDECVGLQSGPEGLWLASASAGLFKLDAQGGTLAHWSTQQLLTRHSDLSALIRLADGRVLVGSNNATVTQLDKDTATPRLLRFDAPPQSAITRFYQDGNGTWWIGTYTGGLYRVRPMSAVIRNDEEELHDIGTWPSPSVRSIRRDGERMLIGTDQGLMLRDRNGAPWRVPAALAARMVRAIEGDGQHWWLGTRHGLWRLDRDGTLAQVEGLADAHVNDLLREGDTLWVATRRGLTRVVGGRVQDDPRWAPLAGRTLTRLYRDSQGTLWIGCNDCGLWRMRGDRAAEPYRPGGAGLYPSVWSMYERDGVLWLGTFSGGLYQVDLKHDLAVRYTDREGLSSNVIYTILPDAQGRLWLSTNNGLSVLDPATRIVQNLGSRDGLENQEYNSGRGYRDSRGLLYFGGTQGVDVIDPGKLPLRSAPARAVLTDLHVLDASEGRDGGERQSETDVVYAHDIALDYRDNVFTLGMTAIDFTAPGTARLRYRVDGLHKGWVYPQTAHSEFSVSHLPPDRYTLEVQAAGRDGQFGAARTLRIQVRPPPWRHPLAYAGYALLGLLLLGLAAQRVRRTVNRERDMVELLNLTVAERTRQLERANQQLLQSNAQLEAATRLDPLTRVSNRRELQDWLARECPALLAQLDAGSSADALYFFMIDIDNFKRINDDYGHQAGDTALVHCADSLRALCGERDLLVRWGGEEFLLVTRLQRNGAAEALAERLRAAVAERRFVLEQRDLALTCSIGFAPWPLVAAWPALGDWEQSVGLADRCLYAAKGAGKNAWVGLGAGAAPDRPRVQALLAGGAPEQLGDSVRILHSTAQAPRFAR from the coding sequence GTGATCCGGACCCTTTCGATCCTGCTGCGAGGCGTGCGCCCGGCCGCGTGCCGCTGCGTGCTGCTGGCGGTGCTGCTGGCGCCGGGCGCGGCCGTGGCCGCAACGCCGGCCAGCGCCAGCGACGACGCCGATCTGCCGAGCAGCCTGGAGCATTTCGGCCTGGACGATGGCCTGTCGCAGCTGACCGTCAACGCGCTGCAGAGCGACGACCAGGGCTTCCTGTGGCTGGCCACGCAGGAAGGCCTCAACCGCTTCGACGGCCATCTGTTCCGGGTCTACCGGCACGAACTCAACGCCAGCGACCGGCAAAGCCTGCTCAGCAGCAGCATCGACAGCCTCGCCTTCGAGGCGCGCGGCACCCGGCTGTGGCTGGGCACCAACGACGCCGGCCTGGAAGTGATCGAACTGGCCACCTGGCGGCGGCACCGGCTGAGCATGGCGCAGGGCCTGTCGCACAACCGGGTCATGACCATCCTGGTCGATCCGCAGGGCGGCGCCTGGCTCGGCACCGAGCACGGCATCGACCGCATCGACGCGGCGGTGAGCCGGGTGCTGCCGCTGGGCGGCGATGCGCCGGTGGTCGGCCTGACCTGGATGCCCGACGGCAAGCGCGCGGTGGCGCTGGACCGGCGCTGCCGGCTATGGCTGCTCAGCGCGACCGCGCGCCAGGCGCTGCCCGCGCCGCCGGGCATCGACGAATGCGTGGGCCTGCAATCCGGACCGGAAGGCCTGTGGCTGGCCTCGGCCAGCGCCGGACTGTTCAAGCTCGACGCGCAAGGCGGCACGCTCGCGCACTGGAGCACGCAGCAACTGCTGACCCGGCACAGCGATCTCAGCGCACTGATCCGCCTGGCCGACGGACGCGTGCTGGTGGGTTCCAACAACGCCACGGTGACGCAGCTGGACAAGGACACGGCGACGCCGCGGCTGCTGCGCTTCGACGCGCCGCCGCAAAGCGCCATCACCCGGTTCTACCAGGACGGCAACGGCACCTGGTGGATCGGCACCTACACCGGCGGCCTGTACCGGGTGCGGCCGATGTCGGCGGTGATCCGCAACGACGAGGAGGAGCTCCACGACATCGGCACCTGGCCCAGCCCCAGCGTGCGCAGCATCCGGCGCGACGGCGAACGCATGCTGATCGGCACCGACCAGGGCCTGATGCTGCGCGACCGCAACGGCGCGCCCTGGCGGGTGCCGGCCGCGCTGGCCGCGCGCATGGTGCGCGCCATCGAGGGCGACGGCCAGCACTGGTGGCTGGGCACCCGCCACGGCCTGTGGCGGCTGGACCGCGACGGCACGCTGGCGCAGGTGGAAGGATTGGCCGATGCGCACGTGAACGACCTGCTGCGCGAGGGCGACACGCTGTGGGTGGCCACGCGCCGCGGGCTGACCCGGGTGGTCGGCGGCCGCGTGCAGGACGACCCGCGCTGGGCGCCGCTGGCCGGGCGCACGCTGACCCGGCTGTACCGCGACAGCCAGGGCACGCTGTGGATCGGCTGCAACGACTGCGGCCTGTGGCGGATGCGCGGCGATCGCGCGGCCGAACCCTATCGCCCCGGTGGCGCCGGCCTGTACCCGTCGGTGTGGTCGATGTACGAACGCGACGGCGTGCTGTGGCTGGGCACGTTTTCCGGCGGCCTGTACCAGGTGGACCTGAAGCACGACCTCGCCGTGCGCTACACCGACCGCGAAGGCCTGAGCAGCAACGTCATCTACACCATCCTGCCGGATGCGCAGGGACGGCTGTGGCTGAGCACCAACAACGGCCTGAGCGTGCTCGATCCGGCGACCCGCATCGTGCAGAACCTGGGCAGCCGCGACGGCCTGGAGAACCAGGAATACAACAGCGGCCGCGGCTATCGCGACAGCCGCGGCCTGCTGTACTTCGGCGGCACCCAGGGCGTCGACGTGATCGACCCGGGCAAGCTGCCGCTGCGCAGCGCGCCGGCACGCGCGGTGCTGACCGACCTGCACGTGCTCGACGCCAGCGAAGGCCGCGACGGCGGCGAGCGGCAAAGCGAGACCGACGTGGTGTATGCCCACGACATCGCGCTGGACTACCGCGACAACGTGTTCACCCTGGGCATGACCGCGATCGACTTCACCGCGCCGGGCACCGCGCGGCTGCGCTACCGGGTCGATGGCCTGCACAAGGGCTGGGTCTATCCGCAGACGGCGCACAGCGAGTTCTCGGTCAGCCACCTGCCACCGGACCGCTACACGCTGGAGGTGCAGGCGGCCGGGCGCGACGGCCAGTTCGGCGCGGCGCGCACGCTGCGGATCCAGGTGCGGCCGCCGCCATGGCGGCATCCCTTGGCCTATGCCGGCTACGCACTGCTGGGCCTGTTGCTGCTCGGCCTGGCCGCGCAGCGCGTGCGCCGCACGGTCAACCGCGAGCGCGACATGGTGGAACTGCTGAACCTCACCGTCGCCGAGCGCACGCGGCAGCTGGAGCGCGCCAACCAGCAGCTGCTGCAGAGCAATGCGCAGCTGGAGGCGGCCACCCGCCTGGATCCGCTGACCCGGGTCTCCAACCGCCGCGAACTGCAGGACTGGCTGGCCCGCGAATGCCCGGCGCTGCTCGCCCAGCTCGACGCCGGCAGCAGCGCCGATGCGCTGTATTTCTTCATGATCGACATCGACAACTTCAAGCGCATCAACGACGACTATGGCCACCAGGCTGGCGACACCGCGCTGGTGCACTGCGCCGACAGCCTGCGCGCGCTGTGCGGCGAACGCGACCTGCTGGTGCGCTGGGGCGGCGAGGAATTCCTGCTGGTCACCCGCCTGCAGCGCAACGGCGCCGCCGAGGCGCTGGCCGAGCGCCTGCGCGCGGCGGTGGCCGAGCGGCGCTTCGTCCTGGAACAGCGCGACCTTGCACTGACCTGTTCGATCGGCTTCGCGCCGTGGCCGCTGGTGGCGGCGTGGCCGGCGCTGGGCGACTGGGAGCAGAGCGTGGGCCTGGCCGACCGCTGCCTGTATGCGGCCAAGGGCGCCGGCAAGAACGCCTGGGTCGGGCTGGGCGCAGGCGCGGCGCCGGACCGGCCGCGGGTGCAGGCGCTGCTGGCCGGCGGCGCGCCCGAGCAGCTCGGCGACAGCGTGCGCATCCTGCACTCCACCGCGCAGGCGCCGCGCTTCGCGCGCTGA
- a CDS encoding dicarboxylate/amino acid:cation symporter: MHIPTSPAGGVVHRHVPFYRQLYFQVVVAIVLGALLGHFEPAFAEKLKPLGDAFIKLVKMIIAPVIFLTIVTGIAGMTHLKTVGRVFVKAMVYFLFFSTLALVVGMIVAHVVQPGAGMNINAADLDQSAVHSYVEKSHELTLVGFLMDIIPKTLISPFVGDNILQVLFVAVLFGVSLAMVGERGRPVLNLLEGLVAPVFKLVHILMRAAPIGAFGAIAFTIGKYGVESLINLAWLVGSFYVTALLFVLVILGAVARLCGFSIFKLIRYLKAELLLVLGTSSSESALPSLMEKMEKAGCEKSVVGLVVPTGYSFNLDGTNIYMTLAALFIAQATNTELTLGHQIALLLVAMLSSKGAAGVTGAGFITLAATLAVVPEVPVAGMALILGVDRFMSECRSLTNFIGNAVATVVVSRWENALDRDRLRIALDGGEDALPEVAAEPAAIR, translated from the coding sequence ATGCATATCCCAACTTCCCCGGCCGGCGGCGTCGTGCATCGGCACGTGCCGTTCTACCGACAGCTGTATTTCCAGGTGGTGGTCGCCATCGTGCTCGGCGCGCTGCTCGGCCACTTCGAGCCGGCCTTCGCCGAGAAGCTCAAGCCGCTGGGCGATGCCTTCATCAAGCTGGTGAAGATGATCATCGCGCCGGTGATCTTCCTGACCATCGTCACCGGCATCGCCGGCATGACCCACCTGAAGACGGTGGGCCGGGTGTTCGTCAAGGCGATGGTGTACTTCCTGTTCTTCTCCACCCTGGCGCTGGTGGTCGGCATGATCGTCGCGCACGTGGTGCAGCCGGGCGCCGGCATGAACATCAATGCGGCCGACCTGGACCAGAGCGCGGTCCACAGCTACGTGGAGAAGTCGCACGAGCTGACCCTGGTCGGCTTCCTGATGGACATCATCCCCAAGACCCTGATCAGCCCGTTCGTCGGCGACAACATCCTGCAGGTGCTGTTCGTGGCGGTGCTGTTCGGCGTGTCGCTGGCGATGGTCGGCGAGCGCGGCAGGCCGGTGCTGAACCTGCTCGAGGGGCTGGTCGCGCCGGTGTTCAAGCTGGTGCACATCCTGATGCGCGCGGCGCCGATCGGCGCGTTCGGCGCGATCGCCTTCACCATCGGCAAGTACGGGGTGGAGTCGCTGATCAACCTGGCCTGGCTGGTGGGCTCGTTCTACGTGACCGCGTTGCTGTTCGTGCTGGTGATCCTGGGCGCGGTGGCGCGCCTGTGCGGCTTCTCGATCTTCAAGCTGATCCGCTACCTCAAGGCGGAACTGCTGCTGGTGCTGGGCACGTCCTCGTCCGAATCGGCGCTGCCGTCGCTGATGGAGAAGATGGAAAAGGCCGGCTGCGAGAAGTCGGTGGTCGGGCTGGTGGTGCCCACCGGCTATTCGTTCAACCTGGACGGCACCAACATCTACATGACCCTGGCCGCGCTGTTCATCGCCCAGGCGACCAACACCGAACTGACCCTGGGCCACCAGATCGCGCTGCTGCTGGTGGCGATGCTCAGCTCCAAGGGCGCCGCGGGCGTGACCGGCGCCGGCTTCATCACCCTGGCGGCGACGCTGGCGGTGGTGCCGGAAGTGCCGGTGGCGGGCATGGCGCTGATCCTGGGCGTGGACCGGTTCATGAGCGAATGTCGCTCGCTGACCAACTTCATCGGCAACGCGGTGGCCACCGTGGTGGTCTCGCGCTGGGAGAACGCGCTGGACCGCGACCGCCTGCGCATCGCCCTGGACGGCGGCGAAGACGCGCTGCCGGAGGTCGCGGCCGAGCCTGCCGCGATCCGCTGA
- a CDS encoding DUF5713 family protein — MPIRNEQIAYYPFLQEMLDDDYFPSFLVGKGQKILLRLCEAIEAQAPADLPALYRLTHAATEEFNALALEFEAHDSEIETAARDNIGVDFLYIAKTYGFDAADAEELIAPREW, encoded by the coding sequence ATGCCCATCCGCAACGAGCAGATCGCCTACTACCCGTTCCTGCAGGAAATGCTGGACGACGACTACTTTCCTTCCTTCCTGGTCGGCAAGGGCCAGAAGATCCTGTTGCGGCTGTGCGAGGCGATCGAGGCGCAGGCCCCGGCCGACCTGCCGGCGCTGTACCGGCTCACCCACGCCGCCACCGAGGAATTCAACGCGCTGGCGCTGGAGTTCGAGGCGCACGACAGCGAGATCGAGACCGCCGCGCGCGACAACATCGGCGTGGATTTCCTGTACATCGCCAAGACCTACGGCTTCGACGCCGCCGATGCCGAGGAGCTGATCGCGCCGCGCGAGTGGTGA
- a CDS encoding ABC transporter substrate-binding protein, giving the protein MTAFRSLRAALLLLLGCVLFHHATAAPGDIRRFPAQGAATAQLCIQGSTDIEVFAAVIGDYQRLHPRTEVVYQDVIAWDMYQRYLHPRPGARCADLLISASMDLQTKLVNDGHALAHRSPQTEALPAWAQWRHEAFGISYEPVAIVYNRTRLPAAQVPRTRRQLLELLRAPGLPLRGRIGTYDVERSGVGYLFATQDGQIGSMAGALLAAMGDNQVVLEERTGVLLDRVSRGELLLAYNVLGSYAQARIDAGAPLAIVQPEDYTLVALRTAVIPRDTPHAAEARRFLDYLLSPRGQQVLSREARLKPILQLPAAGGAVPAASPALRPIALGPGLLVYLDALKRRQFLDAWRSSMRRKPPR; this is encoded by the coding sequence ATGACCGCGTTTCGATCGCTTCGCGCCGCGCTGCTGCTGCTGCTGGGCTGCGTGCTGTTCCACCACGCCACCGCCGCGCCCGGCGACATCCGCCGTTTCCCGGCGCAGGGCGCGGCCACGGCGCAGCTGTGCATCCAGGGTTCGACCGACATCGAGGTGTTCGCCGCGGTGATCGGCGACTACCAGCGGCTGCATCCGCGCACCGAGGTGGTGTACCAGGACGTCATCGCCTGGGACATGTACCAGCGCTACCTGCATCCGCGGCCCGGGGCGCGCTGCGCCGACCTGTTGATCAGCGCCAGCATGGACCTGCAGACCAAGCTGGTGAACGATGGCCACGCGCTCGCGCACCGCTCGCCGCAGACCGAGGCGTTGCCGGCGTGGGCGCAATGGCGGCACGAGGCGTTCGGGATCAGCTACGAGCCGGTGGCGATCGTCTACAACAGGACGCGGCTGCCGGCGGCGCAGGTGCCGCGCACGCGCCGCCAGCTGCTGGAACTGCTGCGCGCGCCGGGCCTGCCGCTGCGCGGCCGGATCGGCACCTACGACGTGGAGCGCAGCGGCGTCGGCTATCTGTTCGCGACCCAGGACGGGCAGATCGGCAGCATGGCCGGCGCGTTGCTGGCGGCGATGGGCGACAACCAGGTGGTGCTGGAGGAGCGCACCGGCGTGCTGCTGGACCGGGTCAGCCGCGGCGAACTGCTGCTGGCCTACAACGTGCTCGGGTCCTATGCGCAGGCGCGCATCGACGCCGGCGCGCCGCTGGCGATCGTGCAGCCGGAGGACTACACCCTGGTCGCGCTGCGCACCGCGGTCATCCCGCGCGATACGCCGCATGCGGCCGAGGCGCGCCGCTTCCTCGACTACCTGCTGTCGCCGCGCGGCCAGCAGGTGCTGTCGCGCGAGGCGCGGCTCAAGCCGATCCTGCAGCTGCCCGCTGCCGGTGGCGCCGTGCCGGCGGCGTCGCCGGCGTTGCGCCCGATCGCGCTGGGGCCGGGCCTGCTGGTGTACCTGGACGCGCTCAAGCGCCGCCAGTTCCTGGATGCCTGGCGCAGCAGCATGCGCCGCAAGCCGCCGCGCTGA
- a CDS encoding NADP-dependent malic enzyme, whose protein sequence is MSNEDFKQAALDYHRQQPPGKIKVSATKPMLTQRDLSLAYSPGVAFACEAIVADPQQASELTARGNLVAVISNGTAVLGLGNIGPLASKPVMEGKGVLFQKFAGIDVFDIEIDENDPDKLVDIIASLEPTFGGINLEDIKAPECFIVERKLRERMNIPVFHDDQHGTAIIVGAAVLNALVVTGKKIEDVKLATTGMGAAGISCVNMLVSLGLKPENILALDRDGVIHTGRTDLDPDKQRYARDTDKRTLAEIVEGADIFLGLSAAGILKPEMVATMAAQPVIFALANPNPEITPEAAKTVRPDAIIGTGRSDYPNQINNVLCFPYLFRGALDVGATGINEAMKIACVKAIAAMARREASDLGAAYGGETPSFGPDYLIPRPLDPRLLVELSSAVAQAAMDSGVATRPIADMEAYRDKLGQFVYRTSLMMKPVYDRARADKQRVVYAEGEEEVVLRAVQSVIDEGLAFPILIGRPDVIEARIQRLGLRITAGVDFEITNIHDDPRFNDYWQYYHALTERRGVTVTAAKELMRSRPTLIAAVMVARGEADALLTGVVGRFHKKLGYVRSVIPLEPRVSSTSAMTGVINQQGAFFFLDTHVQEDPSVEQIVEATLQAAYRLKLFGIEPNIALLSHSNFGSHDSRDALKMRQVREALLKRNPKLNIDGEMQGDTAWDEALRKQIMPNSTLKGRANLFVLPNLEAANIAYNLVRVFTDGVAIGPILMGISKPVHILTTSATSRRVMNMTAIAAVDAQIRKQLEAEKSAP, encoded by the coding sequence ATGTCAAACGAAGATTTCAAACAGGCCGCCCTCGACTATCACCGCCAGCAGCCGCCGGGCAAGATCAAGGTGTCCGCGACCAAGCCGATGCTGACCCAGCGCGACCTGTCGCTGGCCTATTCGCCGGGCGTGGCCTTCGCCTGCGAGGCGATCGTCGCCGATCCGCAGCAGGCCAGCGAGCTGACCGCGCGCGGCAACCTGGTCGCGGTGATCAGCAACGGCACCGCGGTGCTGGGCCTGGGCAACATCGGCCCGCTGGCGTCCAAGCCGGTGATGGAAGGCAAGGGCGTGCTGTTCCAGAAGTTCGCCGGCATCGACGTGTTCGACATCGAGATCGACGAGAACGACCCGGACAAGCTGGTCGACATCATCGCCAGCCTGGAGCCGACCTTCGGCGGCATCAACCTGGAAGACATCAAGGCGCCGGAATGCTTCATCGTCGAGCGCAAGCTGCGCGAGCGGATGAACATCCCGGTGTTCCACGACGACCAGCACGGCACCGCGATCATCGTCGGCGCCGCGGTGCTCAACGCGCTGGTGGTGACCGGCAAGAAGATCGAGGACGTCAAGCTGGCCACCACCGGCATGGGCGCGGCGGGCATCTCCTGCGTCAACATGCTGGTGTCGCTGGGCCTGAAGCCGGAGAACATCCTGGCGCTGGACCGCGACGGGGTGATCCACACCGGCCGCACCGACCTGGACCCGGACAAGCAGCGCTACGCGCGCGATACCGACAAGCGCACCCTGGCCGAGATCGTCGAGGGCGCGGACATCTTCCTCGGCCTGTCGGCCGCCGGCATCCTCAAGCCGGAGATGGTGGCGACGATGGCGGCGCAGCCGGTGATCTTCGCGCTGGCCAATCCCAATCCGGAAATCACCCCGGAGGCGGCCAAGACGGTGCGCCCGGACGCGATCATCGGCACCGGCCGTTCGGACTACCCGAACCAGATCAACAACGTGCTGTGCTTTCCGTACCTGTTCCGCGGCGCGCTCGACGTCGGCGCCACCGGCATCAACGAGGCGATGAAGATCGCCTGCGTCAAGGCGATCGCGGCGATGGCGCGGCGCGAGGCCTCCGACCTGGGCGCGGCCTACGGCGGCGAGACCCCGAGTTTCGGCCCCGACTACCTGATCCCGCGGCCGCTGGATCCGCGCCTGCTGGTCGAACTGTCCTCGGCGGTGGCGCAGGCGGCGATGGATTCGGGCGTGGCCACGCGCCCGATCGCCGACATGGAGGCCTACCGCGACAAGCTCGGCCAGTTCGTCTACCGCACCAGCCTGATGATGAAGCCGGTCTACGACCGCGCCCGCGCCGACAAGCAGCGCGTGGTCTACGCCGAGGGCGAAGAGGAAGTGGTGCTGCGCGCGGTGCAGAGCGTGATCGACGAAGGCCTGGCGTTCCCGATCCTGATCGGCCGCCCGGACGTGATCGAGGCGCGCATCCAGCGCCTGGGCCTGCGCATCACCGCCGGCGTGGATTTCGAGATCACCAACATCCACGACGATCCGCGCTTCAACGACTACTGGCAGTACTACCACGCGCTGACCGAGCGTCGCGGCGTCACCGTCACCGCGGCCAAGGAACTGATGCGCTCGCGGCCGACGCTGATCGCCGCGGTGATGGTCGCGCGCGGCGAAGCCGATGCGCTGCTCACCGGCGTGGTCGGCCGCTTCCACAAGAAGCTCGGCTACGTGCGCAGCGTGATCCCGCTGGAGCCGCGGGTCAGCTCGACCTCGGCGATGACCGGGGTGATCAACCAGCAGGGCGCGTTCTTCTTCCTGGACACGCACGTGCAGGAAGACCCGAGCGTGGAGCAGATCGTCGAGGCCACGCTGCAGGCCGCGTACCGGCTGAAGCTGTTCGGCATCGAGCCGAACATCGCGCTGCTGTCGCATTCCAACTTCGGCAGCCACGACTCGCGCGATGCGCTGAAGATGCGCCAGGTGCGCGAGGCGCTGCTCAAGCGCAACCCCAAGCTCAACATCGATGGCGAGATGCAGGGCGACACCGCCTGGGACGAGGCGCTGCGCAAGCAGATCATGCCCAACAGCACCCTGAAGGGCCGCGCCAACCTGTTCGTGCTGCCGAACCTGGAAGCGGCCAACATCGCCTACAACCTGGTGCGCGTGTTCACCGACGGCGTGGCGATCGGCCCGATCCTGATGGGCATCTCCAAGCCGGTGCACATCCTCACCACCAGCGCCACCTCGCGCCGGGTGATGAACATGACCGCGATCGCCGCGGTCGATGCGCAGATCCGCAAGCAGCTGGAAGCGGAGAAGAGCGCGCCGTAA
- a CDS encoding OprO/OprP family phosphate-selective porin yields MRHTLLFAALCLTAAAPAAAASGFDDWPTKVAFNDGTELAVTGNYAYDSNNFSDDDARLEDDNAFRRKEFGATLKKKGVYDAMVYFDFQSKLWLDVFFRFETKALFGSDYGKVRLGYIKVPVGLEGVTSARADSFLETALPIQAIYQGRRTGVEWTFERQQYLLQAGAYGGKDLQGDNPGTTQAVRGVWTPFKAEGDVLHLGLAYSQENPRGYHNGLDVSFSPRVRLRARPEAGLTDVRLVDSGTLVDADQVRRTGLEAIWIKGPFSMQGEALRAEVTRDNGRPDYTADGQYAFASYVLTGESRPYSAGNVANIKPANAYGAVELLLRYSRVDLDDGSVLGGRQHDWTVGANWYLTSHFKFQANYVRADAERAGVHTKPNSIDLRAQVQF; encoded by the coding sequence ATGCGCCATACCCTTCTCTTCGCTGCGCTGTGCCTGACCGCCGCCGCTCCCGCCGCTGCCGCCAGCGGATTCGACGATTGGCCGACCAAGGTCGCCTTCAACGACGGCACCGAACTGGCCGTGACCGGCAACTACGCCTACGACTCGAACAACTTCTCCGACGACGACGCGCGCCTGGAGGACGACAACGCGTTCCGGCGCAAGGAATTCGGCGCCACGCTGAAGAAGAAGGGCGTGTACGACGCGATGGTGTACTTCGACTTCCAGTCCAAGCTGTGGCTGGACGTGTTCTTCCGCTTCGAGACCAAGGCGCTGTTCGGCAGCGACTACGGCAAGGTGCGGCTGGGCTACATCAAGGTGCCGGTCGGCCTGGAAGGCGTGACCAGCGCGCGTGCCGACAGCTTCCTGGAGACGGCGCTGCCGATCCAGGCGATCTACCAGGGCCGCCGCACCGGCGTGGAGTGGACCTTCGAGCGCCAGCAGTACCTGCTGCAGGCCGGCGCGTACGGCGGCAAGGACCTGCAGGGCGACAACCCCGGCACCACCCAGGCGGTGCGCGGCGTGTGGACCCCGTTCAAGGCCGAGGGCGACGTGCTGCATCTGGGCCTGGCCTATTCGCAGGAAAACCCGCGCGGCTACCACAACGGCCTGGACGTGAGCTTCAGCCCGCGCGTGCGCCTGCGCGCGCGCCCGGAAGCCGGCCTGACCGACGTGCGCCTGGTCGACTCGGGCACCCTGGTCGATGCCGACCAGGTGCGCCGCACCGGCCTGGAAGCGATCTGGATCAAGGGCCCGTTCTCGATGCAGGGCGAGGCGCTGCGCGCCGAGGTCACCCGCGACAACGGCCGCCCCGACTACACCGCCGACGGCCAGTACGCGTTCGCCAGCTACGTGCTGACCGGCGAGTCGCGCCCGTACAGCGCCGGCAACGTGGCCAACATCAAGCCGGCCAACGCCTACGGCGCGGTCGAGCTGCTGCTGCGCTACAGCCGCGTGGACCTGGACGACGGCAGCGTGCTCGGCGGCCGCCAGCACGACTGGACCGTGGGCGCCAACTGGTACCTGACCAGCCACTTCAAGTTCCAGGCCAACTACGTGCGCGCCGATGCCGAGCGCGCCGGCGTGCACACCAAGCCGAACTCGATCGACCTGCGCGCGCAGGTGCAGTTCTGA
- a CDS encoding zinc-finger domain-containing protein, translating into MSHTATAPANAEKRYSVHRADLPLSCPTPEMALWNSHPRVYLPVEEEPSHEAKCPYCGAVFVLVD; encoded by the coding sequence ATGAGCCATACCGCCACCGCGCCCGCCAATGCAGAGAAGCGCTACAGCGTGCACCGCGCCGACCTGCCGCTGAGCTGCCCGACCCCGGAAATGGCGCTGTGGAACTCGCACCCGCGGGTCTATCTGCCGGTGGAAGAAGAACCCAGCCACGAGGCCAAGTGCCCGTACTGCGGCGCGGTCTTCGTGCTGGTCGACTGA
- a CDS encoding LuxR C-terminal-related transcriptional regulator: MDAPTILVADDHPLFRAAVLHALRQALPRARVTEAASAATLDAALAAQADADLVLLDLAMPGARGFSALLHVRGERPDVPVVVISSNDHPRVIRRAQQFGAAGFIPKSSPAETIGIAVAAVLDGGTWFPPLTAARSEADAQLAARLAQLTPQQFRVLLCLADGLLNKQIAYELGLAENTVKVHVTAILKKLECHSRTQAAVLVKALEPEGEA, encoded by the coding sequence ATGGATGCGCCCACGATTCTGGTCGCCGACGACCATCCCCTGTTCCGCGCCGCGGTGCTGCACGCGCTGCGCCAGGCCTTGCCGCGCGCGCGGGTGACCGAGGCGGCCAGCGCCGCCACCCTGGACGCCGCGCTGGCCGCGCAGGCCGACGCCGACCTGGTCCTGCTGGACCTGGCGATGCCCGGCGCGCGCGGGTTTTCGGCGCTGCTGCACGTGCGCGGCGAACGCCCGGACGTGCCGGTGGTGGTGATCTCCTCCAACGACCATCCGCGGGTGATCCGCCGCGCGCAGCAGTTCGGCGCGGCCGGCTTCATCCCCAAGTCGTCGCCGGCCGAGACCATCGGCATCGCGGTGGCGGCGGTGCTCGACGGCGGCACCTGGTTCCCGCCGCTGACCGCCGCGCGCTCGGAGGCCGACGCGCAACTGGCCGCGCGCCTGGCGCAGCTGACCCCGCAGCAGTTCCGGGTGCTGCTGTGCCTGGCCGACGGCCTGCTCAACAAGCAGATCGCCTACGAGCTGGGCCTGGCCGAGAACACGGTGAAGGTGCATGTGACCGCGATCCTGAAGAAGCTCGAATGCCACAGCCGGACCCAGGCCGCGGTGCTGGTCAAGGCGCTGGAACCGGAAGGCGAGGCCTGA
- a CDS encoding helix-turn-helix domain-containing protein translates to MQARRNAGFTLRELAALLGVAHSTLGHWENNRSVPNARHLLKIAELTGVDAYVLLTGKPSKLNQGDHESLPLPVGKRLA, encoded by the coding sequence ATGCAGGCGCGGCGCAATGCCGGTTTCACGCTGCGCGAACTGGCGGCCTTGCTGGGCGTGGCGCATAGCACCCTGGGTCACTGGGAGAACAATCGTTCCGTCCCCAATGCCCGGCATTTGCTGAAGATTGCCGAACTTACCGGCGTCGATGCCTATGTGCTGCTGACCGGCAAGCCATCCAAGCTGAACCAGGGCGACCACGAAAGCCTGCCGCTGCCCGTGGGCAAGCGTCTGGCCTGA